The Burkholderiales bacterium JOSHI_001 genomic sequence CGGGCGTGGCGCGAGGCGATCAGGTGGTGTCCATCGGTCCGTACAGCGCGGCCGAAATCATCGACCAGGTCACGGCGGACAACTTCACCATCCTCTCACCCGCCGTCGCCAACACCGCCGTGCGGATGGTGCTGCGCAAGCCCGCAGGCACAACGGTGACGGTTGACCTCACGTCAGCCGTGTACGCCTTGACGCCGGTGTCCGATGCCAAGGTGGTCACCAACGCCAGCGGGCGGCGCATCGGGTATGTGTTCGTGCGCAACATGGTTTCGCAGGCGCAGTCTGGCATGGCCTCGGCCTTTGCCAGCTTCCGCGCCAATGGGGTGCAGGACCTGGTGGTGGACCTGCGCTACAACGGCGGCGGTGTCATCGACATCGGCCGGCAGCTGGCGTCCTACATCGGCGGCACGCAGGACAACAACAAGGTGTACGCGCGCTTGCTGTTCAACGACCAGAACCAGGGCAAGAACACCGACACGCTGTTCCAGGCCCTGGGCAGTTCGCTGGACATGGGCCGGGTGTACGTGCTGGCCGGCGAGCGCACCTGCTCGGCGGCCGAGCAGGTGGTCAACGGCCTGCGCGGCATCGGCATGCCGGTCACCGTGGTCGGCAACACCTCTTGCGGCAAGCCGGTGGGCTTCGTGCCGCAATCCGACGGCTGCGGCACCACCTACAACGTGGTGAATTTCGAGTCGGTGAACGCCTTGAATCAGGGCCGTTATTTCAACGGCATCGTGGCCGATTGCCCTGTGGCCGAGAACTTCCAGACCCCCATTGGCGGCAATGCCGACCCGCTGTTCAACGCCGCGCGCCTGATGGCCGACGGCAGCGCCTGCGCGGCGGCCGGCGGCGGGCTGGCCACGGTGCAGTCGGCGACGGGCGGCGAGGGCGGCAGCGCGCAGCGGCGCCGTCCGCGACCCGGCGCCGATGGCGAACGCGCGGGCATGTTCTCGCGCTGAACGGGCAGCGCGCCGGCGGGCGCTGTCAGTCCAGGTGCACCACCCGGTCGCGCCCGGCGTACTTGGCGGCATACAGCCGCCGGTCGGCCAGCGTGAGCAGGCCCTCGGCGTTGCCGGCTTCGTTGCCATGCGCAATGCCGATGCTCACCGACACCGCCAGCCCGGGCGTCAGTTCCGACCAGGCCTGCAGGGACATGGCTTCGCGCAGCCGGTGGGCAATGTCCACCGCGGCGTTGTGCGGCACGCTGGCCAGGGCCAGCACGAATTCCTCGCCGCCATAGCGCACCGCCAGGTCGCGCTCGCGGCAGTTCTTGGCAATGACCTCGGCGGTGCGTTGCAGCACCAGGTCGCCCACGCCGTGGCCGTGGCGGTCGTTCACACGCTTGAAGTGGTCCAGGTCCAGCAACAGCAGGGTGAGGGGTTCGCCCTGCTCGGCGCGCGGCAGGTGCTCGGACATCCAGCGCGCCAGCGCACGCCGGTTGCCCAGGCCGGTGAGCGGGTCCGTCATCGCCTGCGCGGCCCACACCGATGACAGCCGCGCCAGTTCGATGCGCAGTTCGCGCTGGGCGGACATCACACGGGCGGCCTCGTCG encodes the following:
- a CDS encoding periplasmic protease (PFAM: Peptidase family S41) translates to MTHTSTRSAMSRRWAGATGALMLGLLTACGGGGGDGRGDPGVVSNCTSPTARKQWLQDYFQGSLSVLPQYFWYRSSPNPAPAGFVDEADYFNALLYTGGDPNFTAADRWSNAESTAEFTRFFGDGQTLGYGVSVAGLEVSGNRNAPLYVRIVDLGSPAASAGVARGDQVVSIGPYSAAEIIDQVTADNFTILSPAVANTAVRMVLRKPAGTTVTVDLTSAVYALTPVSDAKVVTNASGRRIGYVFVRNMVSQAQSGMASAFASFRANGVQDLVVDLRYNGGGVIDIGRQLASYIGGTQDNNKVYARLLFNDQNQGKNTDTLFQALGSSLDMGRVYVLAGERTCSAAEQVVNGLRGIGMPVTVVGNTSCGKPVGFVPQSDGCGTTYNVVNFESVNALNQGRYFNGIVADCPVAENFQTPIGGNADPLFNAARLMADGSACAAAGGGLATVQSATGGEGGSAQRRRPRPGADGERAGMFSR